A stretch of Henckelia pumila isolate YLH828 chromosome 4, ASM3356847v2, whole genome shotgun sequence DNA encodes these proteins:
- the LOC140866176 gene encoding endoglucanase 11-like, translating to MGERKRQCQCMPFPQLLVQILFLFSTLPLSHSFDYGDALANSLLYFESQRSGHLPYNQRVTWRHHSGLTDGLEQGVDLVGGYYDAGDNVKFGLPMAFTITMLSWGVIEYRDEIAAAGELRHALEAIKWGTDYFIKAHTHPNVLWAMVGDGDTDHLCWQRPEDMTTSRRAYKVDEKNPGSEVAAETAAAMAAAAIVFRRTNRQYSHLLLEHAKQLFEFGDKYREKYDRSIKESKGYYPSVSGYVDELLWAALWLYKATDNEPQYLNYAIQNAQSFRGITWAIAEFSWDVKYAGLQIIAAMLPMEGKSQQQKEILDQYRSKGEQYICACLNKNNSTNVRRTPGGLLYTRRWNNMQYVSTAVFLLTLYSDHLQSINQRLNCDQDSVSSDEILSFVRSQVDYILGSNPMGLSYLVGYGPAYPNRVHHRGASMDSFKDSKAFVGCKQGYDNWFGRQQPNPNVIVGALVGGPDDKDNFMDRRGNFAQTEACTYNTAPLVGVFAKLKYSMEKSNSTPTASESLSLVSFI from the exons ATGGGGGAGAGGAAAAGGCAGTGCCAATGCATGCCTTTTCCGCAGTTGCTAGTTCAAATACTTTTCTTATTTTCCACTCTTCCTTTATCTCATTCCTTCGACTATGGAGATGCTCTGGCCAATAGTCTCTTGTACTTCGAATCGCAGCGATCCGGCCACCTGCCGTACAACCAGAGAGTGACATGGCGCCACCACTCTGGCCTCACTGACGGCCTCGAACAAGGG GTGGACTTGGTGGGGGGATACTATGATGCAGGTGATAATGTGAAGTTTGGTCTTCCAATGGCCTTCACCATCACAATGCTTTCATGGGGTGTCATCGAATACCGGGATGAAATCGCCGCCGCGGGAGAGCTCCGGCATGCCCTCGAAGCTATCAAATGGGGAACGGATTACTTCATTAAAGCACACACTCATCCTAATGTTCTTTGGGCTATG GTGGGTGATGGTGACACCGATCACTTATGCTGGCAGCGACCGGAGGATATGACGACGTCTCGCCGAGCGTATAAGGTGGATGAGAAGAACCCAGGTTCGGAAGTGGCGGCGGAGACTGCAGCTGCGATGGCGGCAGCGGCGATCGTGTTCCGGAGAACAAACCGACAGTACTCCCACCTTCTCTTGGAGCATGCGAAACAG TTGTTTGAATTTGGCGACAAATACAGAGAGAAATATGACCGCAGCATTAAAGAATCGAAGGGATATTACCCGTCGGTGAGCGGGTACGTAGATGAGTTGTTGTGGGCAGCTTTGTGGCTCTACAAGGCTACCGACAACGAACCACAATACTTGAATTACGCCATTCAAAATGCGCAATCTTTTCGTGGGATCACTTGGGCCATTGCTGAATTTAGCTGGGATGTTAAGTATGCGGGACTTCAAATCATTGCCGCCAtg TTGCCAATGGAAGGCAAAAGCCAACAACAGAAGGAGATCCTCGATCAGTACCGCTCGAAGGGAGAACAATACATATGTGCTTGCCTCAACAAGAACAACTCAACCAACGTGCGACGCACCCCCGGCGGCCTACTATACACCAGGAGATGGAACAACATGCAGTATGTTTCCACCGCGGTATTCTTGCTCACACTCTACTCCGACCATCTTCAATCCATTAACCAAAGACTCAACTGTGACCAAGACTCGGTGAGTTCGGATGAAATCCTCTCATTTGTCCGATCTCAAGTAGACTACATTCTGGGCTCGAATCCAATGGGATTGAGTTACCTGGTCGGCTATGGACCGGCCTATCCGAATCGAGTACACCATAGGGGAGCATCCATGGATTCGTTCAAGGATAGCAAGGCTTTTGTTGGGTGCAAGCAGGGATATGATAACTGGTTCGGAAGGCAGCAACCAAACCCGAATGTCATCGTAGGAGCCTTGGTTGGTGGACCGGATGATAAGGATAACTTCATGGATCGAAGGGGTAACTTTGCACAGACTGAGGCTTGCACGTACAATACAGCGCCTTTGGTTGGAGTTTTCGCCAAGTTGAAGTACTCGATGGAAAAGAGCAATTCCACTCCCACTGCTTCGGAGAGTCTCTCCCTAGTCTCTTTCATTTGA
- the LOC140867347 gene encoding GDP-L-galactose phosphorylase 2-like codes for MVLSIKRVPTVVSNYQKAETAELARYPSGCGRNCLRSCCLPGAKLPLYAFQSVNKLPCDKSLTGSGNNGLSIDFLDSLILGEWEERMLRGLFRYDVTACETKVIPGDYGFIAQLNEGRHLKKRPTEFRVDKVLQPFDQNKFNFTKIGQEEVLFQFEANESSEVQFFPHAPIDIENSPSIVAINVSPIEYGHVLLIPRILECLPQRIDRESFLLALLMAVEAGNPYFRVGYNSLGAFATINHLHFQAYYLAAPFPIERTPSKKIITMKSGVKISDILNYPVRGLVFEGGNKLEYLSNVVSDACICLQENNVPYNVLIADSGKRIFLFPQCYAEKQALGEVSSELLDTQVNPAVWEISGHMVLKRKKDYEEASAEDAWRLLAEVSLSEERFQEVKELIFESICYCTHEANLMADDSAVSPLSRENEEVLNGTSRPDMVPV; via the exons ATGGTACTGAGTATTAAAAGGGTTCCTACTGTTGTTTCCAACTACCAAAAGGCAGAGACGGCGGAACTAGCTCGCTATCCCAGCGGCTGCGGCCGCAATTGCCTCAGAAGCTGCTGTCTCCCTG GTGCAAAACTACCATTATATGCTTTTCAATCGGTGAACAAATTGCCCTGTGACAAGAGTTTAACTGGCTCTGGGAATAACGGTCTTTCAATTGATTTCTTGGACTCACTCATTCTTGGCGAG TGGGAGGAGCGTATGCTGAGAGGCCTCTTTCGTTATGATGTCACTGCTTGTGAAACCAAG GTGATTCCTGGGGACTATGGGTTCATCGCTCAGCTGAATGAGGGGAGGCACCTCAAGAAAAGGCCTACTGAGTTTCGTGTCGATAAGGTCTTGCAACCCTTTGACCAGAACAAGTTCAACTTCACTAAGATCGGGCAAGAAGAAGTGCTTTTCCAATTTGAGGCCAATGAGAGCAGTGAGGTCCAGTTCTTTCCGCATGCACCAATTGATATAGAGAATTCACCTAGCATCGTGGCTATTAAT GTTAGTCCAATTGAGTATGGACATGTGCTGCTGATTCCTCGGATTCTTGAGTGCTTGCCGCAGAGGATTGATCGTGAGAGCTTCTTGCTTGCTCTCCTCATGGCTGTGGAGGCTGGGAACCCCTACTTCCGAGTGGGTTACAATAGCTTAGGTGCATTTGCGACCATCAATCACCTACACTTTCAGGCCTATTACTTGGCCGCACCTTTCCCTATCGAAAGGACTCCTTCAAAGAAGATAATCACTATGAAAAGTGGAGTGAAAATATCGGATATTCTTAACTATCCTGTGCGGGGTCTTGTTTTCGAAGGTGGAAACAAGCTGGAATATTTATCCAATGTGGTTTCAGACGCCTGTATTTGCTTGCAAGAGAACAATGTTCCTTACAACGTGCTCATTGCTGATTCTGGAAAGCGTATTTTCCTCTTCCCGCAG TGCTATGCAGAGAAACAGGCTTTAGGGGAAGTGAGTTCTGAGCTACTCGACACACAAGTCAATCCTGCAGTGTGGGAGATTAGTGGACATATGGTACTGAAACGAAAGAAGGATTATGAGGAGGCATCGGCTGAAGATGCTTGGAGGCTGTTGGCCGAGGTCTCCCTTTCTGAAGAGAGGTTCCAAGAAGTGAAGGAGCTTATATTTGAATCCATTTGCTACTGTACCCACGAGGCTAACCTCATGGCTGATGATTCGGCTGTCTCCCCTCTATCTCGTGAAAACGAGGAGGTTCTTAATGGCACCTCTCGTCCTGATATGGTGCCTGTGTAG